The segment GCGGCTGATCGAAGACGAAGGGTGGATCCAGTGCTCCGTCCAGGACAACGGAGTGGGGTTCGACGCCAGTGGCGCCGGGCAAAGCTCCGGCGGCCGCTGGGGCCTGGGGCTGGCCGGGATCCGGGAGAGGCTCGAGATCTTCAGCGGCAGCCTGCAGGTGTTCTCCTGTCCCGGCGCGGGCACCAAGCTTCTCATCACGATTCCACAGGAGAAATTCAATGGCGCACCGGGTGCTGCTCGCTGACGATCACCTGGTCGTGCGCGAGGGGCTCAAGAACCTCCTCGTCCAGGAGGGCTTCGAGATCGCGGCGGAAGTTTCCGACGGCCGACAGGCGATCGAGGCGGCGCACCGGCTTCACCCCGACGTGGCCCTGATCGATATTTCGATGCCCCTGCTGAACGGCATCGACGCCGCGCGCCAGATCCGGACGGTATCGCCGCAGACCAAGACCATCCTCCTGACGATGTACAAGGAAGAGCAGTATGTCATGGAAGCGTTGCGTTCCGGCGTCAAGGGTTACGTTTTGAAGACGCAGGCGGCGTCCGAGCTGGTCGAGGCTATCCGCGCGGCGCTGAATGGCAAGATGTATCTCAGCCCGTCGATCTCCGAAAGCGTCGTCCGCGCCGCGCTGGCGGCGGGACCGGCAGTCACCGACCCGCTGACCCAGCGCGAACGCGAGGTTCTCCAGCTCATCGCCGAGGGGAAGACCAACA is part of the Candidatus Zixiibacteriota bacterium genome and harbors:
- a CDS encoding response regulator transcription factor; translated protein: MAHRVLLADDHLVVREGLKNLLVQEGFEIAAEVSDGRQAIEAAHRLHPDVALIDISMPLLNGIDAARQIRTVSPQTKTILLTMYKEEQYVMEALRSGVKGYVLKTQAASELVEAIRAALNGKMYLSPSISESVVRAALAAGPAVTDPLTQREREVLQLIAEGKTNKEISRQLGMSVKTVETHRHNLMVKLDIHDTAGLVRHAIKIGLIQP